ACGGCATTTGTCGATGTTAATGTGATTAAAAATCCCTACTTAGTTAAAATATACTAGGTAGGGATTTCTTAATTTATATGAACATATTTTGTAGATAGGATTTCTTGAGATTTTTGAATTTATCTATTTTATTTTGTTGAAGATTAATAATATCATCAAGTTTCGAAAAAATTTTTGCTATTCTAACTTGTTCTCCTATAGAAGGGATTGACAATAAAATATTTTCAAGATACGAATAATATAGGTTTGATACATTTCCACCTTCAACTCTTTTAGCAAACTCAATGCGCATTTTAGCACGGAAATAAATAGCTATAAATAGTGGATTTTGTTTAGTGTTATATACAGAAATCATTTCCCCAATTGCTACATTTGGAATTTTAAGCCAACTACACTTTGCAAACTCTAATGGATTTTCTCCCACACGTGGTACTAAAACTTCGTAACCTGTACTAAATTTCAAATTTTCTTTCGGAATATTTGTATAAGAATATATTCTATCAATTTTTGCGCCAAATTTTGTATATAACTCTCCATATCTAACACAGGGAATAACAGCGTCTTCAGTAACAGACCATTTGGGAGCGCTCTTTCCATAATAAAATTCACCATATTCCCCTAACTTACGCTGTTCCCATTCCTCTTCAAAATCAGCAAACCTCAGCTTAGGTACTTTTTCTCCTTTCTCCGGAAACATCTGCTGTAAAA
The nucleotide sequence above comes from Listeria ivanovii subsp. londoniensis. Encoded proteins:
- a CDS encoding restriction endonuclease subunit S, coding for MGLEGIFDAWEQRKLGDESDVRDGTHDSPQYFDTGYPLVTSKNLKNHGLDLKDVSLIAEADYNAINHRSKVDEGDILFGMIGTIGNPVLVRQTNFAIKNVALIKEHKRILNQFLIQLLKSPVFERYIKSENAGGTQKFLALSKIRSFEFKVPNLEEQQKIGTFFKQLDNTIALHQRKLDTLKLMKKGFLQQMFPEKGEKVPKLRFADFEEEWEQRKLGEYGEFYYGKSAPKWSVTEDAVIPCVRYGELYTKFGAKIDRIYSYTNIPKENLKFSTGYEVLVPRVGENPLEFAKCSWLKIPNVAIGEMISVYNTKQNPLFIAIYFRAKMRIEFAKRVEGGNVSNLYYSYLENILLSIPSIGEQVRIAKIFSKLDDIINLQQNKIDKFKNLKKSYLQNMFI